In Palaemon carinicauda isolate YSFRI2023 chromosome 38, ASM3689809v2, whole genome shotgun sequence, a single window of DNA contains:
- the LOC137630443 gene encoding uncharacterized protein: MVAMEMKEYYWVLSLCVIFLSVSGPARAALVYNLQPDGKPDAITRLQVNLEDVAAGNHEQTVSSFSLCLWFSLSYFNRLTESLLSYAYSDHDSEVINIWVNQEVVGATYDYNSINKSDSISPLRWHSVCLVVDPERFILHVNNETVYKQAQNKPLNLRGSLVLGQDQDGFDKGYSPHQAFMGKVTGLTFWKTALMPKQVWEWHECIDGEVLPLLAWTNITFNTYGNLRTEEFELCSQRTDLNENNVFLFPGEKTWQEAYDLLKKMGLEIVVPKNEEEVHVISKLLGKYHDYCKSSVNAAKCVWIGLMCKEKGRDFFDAYTKQNISYSVWDQKSLMKMKKGVGNDCHAVQDENSTWRTEVGNTKFCYAGVMRTVGTMYSLKGDIKSERCKKISFVLAGYEERELYFHSGCGFWIRRVGKGQWKLYDSINKIYMASLFMEDDLPFGVRYWNWTAERYEGKRLMTFSACEEFTCSDGSCVPQSQRCDGVVNCQDGWDENNCHTASKPVNQSLASPPPGLFLDIFIRLNRITNVDLLGMKFDVDFFIQLEWIDQRLQYYNLALDKRTILSFGDDSIAEQLWTPKIIVTNSPTADTIYSQIPHIYRKGSGRKKGDDVEYSGYEAYLNVSLRSQTSVFCRFDLQYFPFDEQNCSLVLHIVNVEGYSVYYNSTYQVVKEEDAALTHYLLKDIRLNIRNNTNVFIMSVTLYQKAEYYIWAIYLPTLLMGFIGYCTLFLPVEFFSERGGISLTTLLVLISLYADSSDNFPKTMYLKLVEVWFVFLIVYISAIITLHLATCNAGNGHTTDTLFIKRFNLPSDDKRQFIACSGKDYKTRLLVFARYFFGGAFALFVLAYVNLT, translated from the exons ATGGTAGCCATGGAGATGAAGGAGTATTATTGGGTCCTTTCTTTGTGTGTCATCTTCCTATCAG TATCAGGTCCCGCAAGAGCTGCACTCGTGTACAACCTGCAGCCGGATGGAAAGCCAGATGCCATAACCAGACTCCAGGTAAACTTGGAGGACGTCGCTGCTGGTAACCACGAGCAAACCGTCAGTTCTTTTAGCCTCTGTTTGTGGTTCAGTCTGTCTTACTTCAATCGCCTGACCGAGTCGCTTCTCAGTTACGCCTATTCTGATCACGACAGCGAAGTTAtcaatatat GGGTGAACCAGGAAGTAGTGGGAGCTACATACGACTACAATAGCATCAATAAATCGGACAGTATTTCCCCCCTGAGGTGGCATTCAGTATGTCTAGTTGTAGATCCAGAGAGGTTTATTTTACACGTCAACAATGAAACTGTTTACAAACAAGCTCAAAACAAACCCTTAAATCTAAGAGGATCACTCGTACTAGGACAAGACCAAGACGGATTTGACAAGGGATACTCTCCTCACCAGGCTTTCATGGGGAAAGTCACTGGACTGACATTCTGGAAGACAGCTCTAATGCCTAAACAAGTCTGGGAATGGCACGAATGCATAGATGGGGAAGTTCTCCCTCTTCTGGCTTGGACCAATATTACCTTCAATACCTATGGTAACTTAAGGACAGAAGAATTTGAACTCTGTAGCCAAAGGACCGACTTGAATGAAAATAACGTGTTCCTTTTCCCTGGGGAGAAAACTTGGCAGGAAGCTTatgatttattgaagaaaatgGGGCTGGAGATTGTTGTTCCAAAAAATGAGGAGGAGGTACACGTAATAAGCAAACTACTTGGAAAATACCACGATTATTGCAAATCATCAGTGAACGCTGCCAAGTGTGTCTGGATTGGATTGATGTGTAAGGAGAAGGGAAGAGATTTTTTTGATGCTTACACCAAACAAAATATCTCTTACTCTGTCTGGGATCAGAAGagtttgatgaaaatgaaaaagggaGTCGGCAACGACTGTCATGCAGTTCAGGACGAAAATTCCACTTGGCGCACAGAAGTCGGGAATACTAAATTTTGCTATGCTGGCGTCATGAGAACAGTTGGAACAATGTACAGCTTAAAAGGAGACATTAAGTCAGAACGCTGCAAGAAAATAAGCTTTGTTTTGGCTGGTTACGAGGAGAGGGAACTCTACTTTCACAGTGGATGCGGATTTTGGATCAGGCGAGTGGGTAAAGGGCAATGGAAGCTTTACGAcagcattaataaaatatatatggcctCTTTATTTATGGAAGATGACTTGCCATTCGGCGTTCGTTACTGGAATTGGACTGCAGAAAGATACGAAGGGAAAAGACTAATGACATTTAGTGCTTGTGAAGAATTCACCTGCTCAGATGGGAGTTGCGTACCACAATCTCAGCGGTGTGATGGTGTGGTCAATTGCCAAGACGGCTGGGATGAAAACAACTGCCACACTGCGTCAAAACCCGTAAACCAGAGTCTAGCTTCTCCACCTCCTGGGCTTTTTCTAGACATTTTCATCCGCCTAAATCGCATAACTAATGTCGATCTTCTTGGGAtgaaatttgatgttgatttcttTATCCAACTGGAGTGGATAGACCAACGACTACAGTACTACAATCTGGCCCTTGACAAGAGAACTATCCTATCCTTCGGCGATGACTCGATTGCAGAG CAATTGTGGACTCCAAAAATCATCGTTACGAACTCCCCAACAGCCGACACAATCTACAGCCAGATACCGCACATCTACCGAAAAGGCAGTGGTCGTAAGAAAGGAGACG ATGTCGAGTATTCTGGTTACGAAGCCTATCTGAACGTTAGCCTTCGGTCCCAGACAAGTGTGTTCTGCAGATTCGATCTTCAGTACTTCCCCTTCGACGAACAGAACTGCTCCTTAGTCCTTCAT ATTGTTAACGTGGAAGGGTACAGTGTGTATTACAACAGTACTTACCAAGTCGTGAAAGAAGAGGACGCCGCCTTGACTCACTACTTACTTAAGGATATACGTTTAAACATTCGCAATAACACTAACGTTTTCATAATGTCAGTGACGCTCTACCAAAAGGCCGAGTATTACATCTGGGCCATCTACCTGCCAACGCTGCTCATGGGGTTTATTGG ATACTGCACATTATTCCTTCCGGTGGAGTTCTTCTCGGAAAGAGGAGGGATAAGTCTAACGACTCTACTCGTCCTGATATCCCTCTACGCGGACTCGTCTGACAATTTCCCCAAGACGATGTACTTGAAGCTGGTCGAAGTTTGGTTCGTGTTCCTTATTGTCTATATCTCTGCCATCATCACTCTTCACCTTGCAACTTGCAACGCCGGGAATGGTCATACTACTGACACACTTTTCATCAAAAGGTTTAACTTGCCAAGTGATGACAAGCGGCAATTCATTGCTTGTTCTGGTAAAGATTACAAGACACGTTTGCTTGTATTTGCTAGGTACTTCTTCGGTGGTGCTTTTGCTCTCTTTGTACTGGCTTATGTTAATTTAACATAA
- the LOC137630448 gene encoding uncharacterized protein gives MGVMKIGAGVTALLLAWACVGVNGHGRLIEPPSRSSAWRYGFSTPHNYNDHEIYCGGYARQWQTNGGKCGPCGDPWDMKQPRDNEGGGKYGQGVIVRKYKHSSIVTLGVELTANHRGYFEFRLCPHNQPRVPVTNECLDQNVLKQVDGSGERYFPGPGAKKFYAKYRLPLGLTCKQCVLQWRYVAGNNWGVCENGTGMVGCGPQEQFRSCADITITEEDGYADDTPSYIPEYPDTNDVDDYNEVDTDNWDEVPKIPAGEHVNHVGHIVALVFAFLLIILVLFGLVAYFYWARDALKTFMKNRSASSWRKTAPPPPISPTQKSSVLTISGPIGVPPPVPPRRHRSTSGGDPAVVQNQREIHSISGPTSVTINGVAVKPGSVPQGVVSQAPLHVPDD, from the exons ATATGGCTTCAGCACACCTCACAACTATAATGACCACGAAATTTATTGTGGAGGGTATGCCCGCCAGTGGCAGACGAATGGAGGGAAATGTGGCCCTTGTGGAGACCCGTGGGACATGAAACAG CCTCGTGATAATGAAGGCGGAGGAAAATACGGCCAGGGAGTGATCGTAAGGAAATATAAGCACAGCAGCATTGTTACTTTGGGAGTGGAACTCACAGCCAATCACAGAGGTTATTTCGAGTTCCGCCTATGCCCACACAATCAACCCCGTGTTCCTGTGACCAATGAGTGTCTCGATCAGAATGTCCTCAAGCAAGTAGATGGCTCTGGAGAAAG GTATTTTCCAGGTCCCGGAGCAAAGAAATTCTATGCCAAGTACAGACTGCCTCTGGGACTTACGTGCAAACAGTGCGTGTTGCAATGGCGTTATGTAGCTGGCAATAATTGGGGCGTTTGCGAAAATGGTACTGGAATGGTGGGCTGTGGGCCCCAGGAGCAGTTTCGCTCCTGTGCAGACATCACGATCACTGAAGAAGATGGCTATGCCGATGATACTCCCAGCTACATTCCAGAGTACCCAGACACCAACGATGTTGATGACTACAATGAAGTTGACACAGACAATTGGGATGAAGTGCCCAAGATACCTGCAGGCGAGCACGTAAACCATGTGGGACACATTGTGGCCTTAGTCTTTGCCTTCTTGCTCATAATCTTGGTACTATTTGGACTCGTCGCTTACTTCTACTGGGCGAGAGATGCTCTGAAGACTTTCATGAAGAACCGCAGTGCCAGCTCTTGGAGGAAGACTGCCCCTCCACCTCCCATTTCTCCAACGCAGAAGAGCTCTGTTCTGACGATTTCAGGACCAATTGGAGTTCCTCCTCCAGTACCTCCCCGTCGGCACCGATCAACCTCAGGAGGGGATCCGGCAGTAGTTCAAAACCAAAGAGAGATCCATTCCATCAGCGGACCAACAAGTGTCACTATTAATGGAGTGGCTGTTAAACCGGGTAGCGTTCCTCAGGGGGTGGTTTCCCAAGCTCCCCTTCATGTTCCTGACGATTAA